A DNA window from Gemella massiliensis contains the following coding sequences:
- a CDS encoding ClC family H(+)/Cl(-) exchange transporter, whose product MKINKINYIDNKNFKMESSLLLDGIIVGLVAGVIGASYRLLIGWSEKIVHFTAEFIKTSFIFKFSLLGILILLALFSGFLLKREPMASGSGIPQVSAEITGRLNSNPLKVLIYKITGGFVASLGGLSLGREGPSIQLGAMSGKLVSRFLKKNNIKEKYLITCGASAGLSIAFGAPLAGVLFSIEEVHKHITKKIIICCFSAAVVANIVGQYIFGLTAIFKFPDISYVEVSIYPWVALLGILLGIFGTFYNTVIKILFKLYERLNLSIVFRPQIAFLVSFILFIFYPIVLGSGHSLVEFLIENKFSIMFLLILYFIKTLFSLISFTSGVAGGIFLPILIQGAILGTLFGNFFDEKYAALFIILSMSGYLTAIVRSPITSIILLFEMTQKLNYFLPIALCCLFAYFTANILGTKPVYEYLLDRILTTNDIKDIEKEMEVEIITTVTNDSNLINKKISEIPWTKNILISNIERNGKEIIPKGDTILLSGDKLSVLMSKDVVNNFIKKFDN is encoded by the coding sequence GTGAAAATTAATAAAATTAATTACATAGATAATAAAAATTTTAAAATGGAATCTTCCTTGCTCTTAGATGGAATTATTGTCGGATTAGTAGCCGGAGTGATTGGTGCCAGTTATCGTCTTCTTATAGGGTGGAGTGAAAAAATTGTGCATTTTACAGCAGAATTCATTAAAACCAGTTTTATTTTTAAATTTTCTTTGTTAGGAATTTTAATTTTACTCGCCCTTTTTTCCGGCTTTTTATTAAAACGTGAACCTATGGCTAGTGGTAGTGGTATACCACAAGTTTCCGCAGAAATAACGGGTAGACTTAACTCAAACCCTCTAAAAGTTTTAATATATAAAATCACCGGCGGCTTTGTTGCCAGTTTAGGCGGATTATCTTTAGGTCGTGAAGGTCCGTCCATTCAACTTGGAGCAATGAGCGGTAAATTAGTTTCAAGATTTTTGAAAAAAAATAATATTAAAGAAAAGTATCTTATTACCTGTGGAGCAAGTGCAGGGCTTTCCATAGCTTTTGGCGCACCGCTTGCCGGAGTACTGTTTTCTATTGAGGAAGTTCATAAACATATAACTAAAAAAATTATTATTTGTTGCTTCAGTGCTGCTGTCGTAGCTAATATTGTCGGGCAGTATATTTTCGGTTTAACGGCAATATTCAAATTCCCTGATATTTCTTACGTTGAGGTTAGTATTTATCCTTGGGTTGCCTTACTCGGTATTTTATTGGGAATTTTCGGAACGTTTTACAATACTGTCATAAAAATTTTATTTAAACTATATGAACGATTAAATCTAAGTATAGTATTTAGACCGCAAATTGCTTTTTTAGTATCTTTTATACTCTTTATTTTTTACCCGATAGTTCTTGGGAGCGGTCACAGTTTGGTAGAGTTTTTAATAGAAAATAAATTTAGTATAATGTTTTTATTAATTTTATACTTTATAAAAACATTGTTCTCCCTGATTTCATTTACATCCGGTGTTGCCGGCGGTATATTTTTACCCATTCTTATTCAAGGTGCAATTCTCGGAACTCTTTTCGGTAATTTTTTTGATGAAAAATATGCAGCATTGTTTATCATTCTTTCAATGTCCGGCTACTTGACCGCAATCGTTAGAAGCCCTATTACTTCAATTATTCTTTTGTTTGAGATGACACAAAAATTAAACTACTTTCTTCCTATCGCCCTTTGTTGCTTATTCGCATACTTTACAGCAAATATTCTTGGGACAAAACCGGTTTATGAGTATTTACTTGACAGAATTCTTACAACAAATGATATAAAAGATATAGAAAAAGAAATGGAAGTAGAAATCATTACCACAGTAACCAATGACAGCAATCTGATTAATAAAAAGATCAGCGAAATACCATGGACTAAAAATATTCTTATTTCAAATATAGAACGAAACGGCAAAGAAATTATTCCAAAAGGTGATACTATTCTCCTTTCCGGAGATAAACTTTCTGTTCTTATGTCGAAAGATGTTGTAAATAACTTTATAAAAAAATTTGATAACTAA
- a CDS encoding rhodanese-like domain-containing protein: MNVLLIIGVILLAIALGLYAFWLKLLKGKPGRIAGADVEKKTFEEALVVDVRWRKEYARGHAINAVSLPIKLFKNGSDVLDDYKDKDIILYCVVDVTSRNTEKLLIERGFTKLHIGDGIKQYDYGTAIYTNTLLSEFKYRISVSKNYQLLNLGEEILDDKEFKILPKEVDNILEKMDKESEIFVYSENPEQNKEVCKKLGLAGYTIINLVEPFNIKKYRDAFYNKSDYEENPAEEITSDCG, from the coding sequence ATGAATGTGTTGTTAATAATAGGTGTTATTTTATTGGCTATTGCACTAGGATTATACGCTTTTTGGTTAAAACTTTTGAAGGGAAAACCGGGAAGAATCGCGGGTGCTGATGTTGAGAAAAAAACATTTGAAGAGGCACTTGTAGTTGATGTTCGCTGGCGAAAAGAGTATGCACGTGGTCATGCTATTAATGCGGTGAGTTTACCAATAAAATTATTTAAAAATGGCAGCGATGTTTTAGATGATTATAAAGATAAGGATATTATTTTATACTGTGTTGTAGATGTTACATCACGTAATACAGAAAAATTATTAATAGAACGTGGTTTTACTAAGCTTCATATTGGGGACGGAATTAAACAATATGACTATGGTACGGCTATATATACAAATACGTTGTTATCTGAATTTAAGTATCGTATTTCGGTTAGCAAAAATTATCAACTTCTCAATTTAGGAGAAGAGATATTAGATGATAAAGAATTTAAAATATTACCTAAAGAAGTAGACAATATTTTGGAAAAAATGGATAAAGAATCGGAAATTTTTGTTTATAGTGAAAATCCTGAACAAAATAAAGAAGTATGTAAAAAATTAGGATTAGCCGGTTATACTATTATAAATTTAGTTGAACCATTTAATATAAAGAAATATAGAGATGCTTTTTATAATAAAAGCGATTATGAAGAAAATCCGGCAGAAGAGATAACTTCTGATTGTGGCTGA
- a CDS encoding Cof-type HAD-IIB family hydrolase, protein MTEIKAIFFDIDGTIRSFKTKTIPENTKNTLKKLKEQGIKIFIATGRAPFHIKFLDELLDFEFDGYITINGQYCFLNNGEVLNNNMLSKEDIKNVLPYFKKNNIACDFTLLEGAFINLKNERVQWLEKELGDSTRFVIDEHAYENALKEKIYQLNVFVGEDEEEEFLKYMPNSKSARWTTHFTDVIPKDGGKNRGIDAIINYFGIKLEETMSFGDGGNDIDMIKHAGIGVAMENGRDDVKEVADFITTSVDDDGITNALKHFDIL, encoded by the coding sequence ATGACTGAAATAAAAGCGATATTTTTTGATATAGATGGAACAATAAGAAGTTTTAAAACAAAAACTATTCCGGAAAACACTAAAAATACATTAAAAAAATTAAAAGAACAAGGTATAAAAATTTTTATTGCAACAGGGAGAGCACCCTTTCATATAAAGTTTTTAGATGAATTATTAGATTTTGAATTTGACGGCTATATTACTATTAATGGGCAGTATTGTTTTTTAAATAATGGAGAAGTGTTAAATAATAATATGTTATCAAAAGAAGATATAAAAAATGTTTTACCTTATTTTAAAAAAAATAATATAGCTTGTGATTTTACTTTATTAGAAGGAGCATTCATAAATTTAAAAAACGAGAGGGTACAGTGGCTTGAAAAAGAATTAGGAGATTCAACTCGTTTTGTAATAGATGAGCATGCTTATGAAAATGCCCTTAAAGAAAAAATTTATCAACTCAATGTTTTTGTAGGAGAAGATGAAGAAGAGGAATTTTTAAAATATATGCCAAATTCAAAATCAGCTCGTTGGACAACTCATTTTACCGATGTTATTCCAAAAGATGGGGGGAAAAATAGAGGAATAGATGCTATTATAAATTATTTTGGAATAAAATTGGAAGAAACCATGTCTTTTGGTGACGGTGGAAATGATATTGATATGATAAAACATGCCGGTATAGGTGTTGCAATGGAAAATGGTCGTGATGATGTAAAAGAAGTTGCAGATTTTATCACAACCAGTGTTGATGACGACGGTATAACTAATGCGTTGAAACATTTTGATATATTATAA